One Azoarcus sp. DN11 DNA segment encodes these proteins:
- a CDS encoding ABC transporter permease subunit produces MNARSRPGATAWLVVVYAFLYLPILCLVVFSFTAGEITTELDGFSLRWYAELLRDEELIAAVLLSLRVGAFAATAAVIVGSAAAFVLARCGRYPGSAAFAGMTTAPMVMPEVVIGLSLVLLFTHPVFAFLGGRGVAAIWAAHTTLCTAYVTVLVQSRLREMDRALEEAALDLGCPPLKVFFVITVPVIAPALAAGWLLAFTLSMDDFVLAAMLSDPGSTTLPVLVFARLHHGLKPEINALATVIVAVVSLAVVIANRVMLSAQQKRMAATQHAAGISPAVGQPLH; encoded by the coding sequence ATGAACGCGCGCTCCCGCCCCGGCGCGACGGCCTGGCTCGTCGTCGTGTACGCCTTCCTGTACCTGCCGATCCTGTGCCTGGTCGTGTTTTCCTTCACCGCGGGCGAGATCACCACCGAGCTCGACGGCTTCTCGCTGCGCTGGTACGCGGAGCTGCTGCGTGACGAGGAGCTGATCGCTGCCGTGCTGCTGTCGCTGCGCGTCGGCGCGTTCGCGGCGACGGCGGCGGTGATCGTCGGCAGCGCGGCGGCCTTCGTGCTCGCGCGCTGCGGGCGCTATCCGGGCAGTGCCGCCTTCGCCGGCATGACGACCGCGCCGATGGTGATGCCCGAAGTCGTGATCGGCCTGTCGCTGGTGCTGTTGTTCACCCATCCGGTCTTCGCCTTCCTCGGCGGGCGCGGAGTCGCGGCGATCTGGGCGGCGCACACGACGCTGTGCACGGCCTACGTGACCGTGCTGGTGCAGTCGCGCCTGCGCGAGATGGACCGCGCGCTCGAAGAGGCGGCGCTCGATCTTGGCTGCCCGCCCCTCAAGGTCTTCTTCGTCATCACGGTGCCGGTGATCGCGCCGGCGCTCGCGGCCGGCTGGCTGCTCGCGTTCACGCTGTCGATGGACGACTTCGTGCTCGCGGCGATGCTCTCCGACCCCGGCAGCACGACGCTGCCGGTGCTCGTGTTCGCACGCCTGCACCACGGCCTCAAGCCGGAGATCAACGCGCTCGCGACGGTGATCGTCGCGGTCGTGTCGCTCGCGGTCGTCATCGCCAACCGGGTCATGCTGTCGGCACAGCAGAAACGCATGGCCGCGACGCAGCATGCGGCAGGAATTTCACCTGCGGTGGGACAGCCGTTACACTGA
- a CDS encoding ABC transporter ATP-binding protein, with protein sequence MRIPETAATEEDEQAVQATVAVLADHEAAHDRPASLPAMYRALWQHADGVRHLIFGAFGLLLASQLFKLAVPWFAGNAINAIQKGGIEALSSAGRWLILLFTAIVATWLLHGPGRILERNVALRVRERLSALLVGRLMRAPLAWHERHHSGEITHRVQQSTGALYDFAQSQFIYLQNTVQLIGPIVALWLISSLVGSVAVIGYGLIALMITRFDRVMMKIAVDTNRAERAWSATMVDVLGNVLSVLALRRADGVARLIAARLEAMAGPLKRSIVINEGKWAAVDLLASLLWCILVAVYAAQAAGLIGAGAAAGVASGIALGKVFMVYEYSQQAGGVITAIASHFQSLSRQRADFASARPVFAAREAAEPARCSAEGEPWRHMTVTDLRFAHAGSDRAGAAIDIPHLELERGRRYALVGPSGAGKSTLLRLLAGLDTPVEAVVSFDAIPAPETASILRGIATLIPQQAEMFDGTVAENLLLGGTASPDSISAALRATCADAFVEGLHGGLAARVVEGGANWSGGQRQRLALARGVLAADGSSLVLLDEPTSALDPETEARVYQGIFDHFADAVLVSSVHRLHLLDRFDGVILMQDGRIEAMGTAWELAQASPLFREMLAAQGGVRA encoded by the coding sequence TTGCGCATCCCTGAGACCGCCGCGACCGAGGAAGACGAACAGGCGGTGCAGGCGACCGTCGCCGTGCTCGCGGACCACGAGGCGGCGCACGATCGCCCCGCCAGCCTGCCGGCGATGTACCGCGCGCTGTGGCAGCACGCGGACGGGGTGCGCCACCTGATCTTCGGCGCCTTCGGGCTGCTGCTCGCGTCGCAGCTCTTCAAGCTCGCCGTGCCGTGGTTCGCCGGCAACGCGATCAACGCGATCCAGAAAGGCGGCATCGAGGCCTTGTCCAGCGCCGGGCGCTGGCTGATCCTGCTGTTCACGGCCATCGTCGCGACCTGGCTGCTGCACGGCCCGGGCCGCATCCTCGAGCGCAACGTCGCGCTGCGCGTGCGCGAACGCCTGTCGGCGCTGCTGGTCGGGCGCCTGATGCGCGCGCCCCTGGCGTGGCACGAGCGCCACCATTCGGGCGAGATCACGCATCGCGTGCAGCAGAGCACGGGCGCCCTGTACGACTTCGCGCAGAGCCAGTTCATCTACCTGCAGAACACCGTGCAGCTGATCGGCCCCATCGTCGCGCTGTGGCTGATCTCCTCGCTCGTCGGCAGCGTCGCGGTGATCGGCTACGGCCTCATCGCGCTGATGATCACGCGCTTCGACCGCGTGATGATGAAGATCGCCGTCGACACCAACCGCGCCGAGCGCGCCTGGTCGGCGACGATGGTCGACGTGCTCGGCAACGTGCTGTCGGTGCTCGCGCTGCGCCGTGCCGACGGCGTCGCGCGGCTGATCGCGGCGCGGCTGGAGGCGATGGCGGGGCCGTTGAAGCGCAGCATCGTCATCAACGAGGGGAAGTGGGCGGCGGTGGACCTCCTCGCGAGCCTGCTGTGGTGCATCCTGGTCGCCGTGTACGCCGCGCAGGCGGCGGGGCTGATCGGTGCCGGGGCCGCCGCGGGCGTCGCGAGCGGCATCGCGCTGGGCAAGGTGTTCATGGTGTACGAATACTCGCAGCAGGCCGGCGGGGTGATCACCGCGATCGCGTCGCACTTCCAGTCGCTGTCGCGCCAGCGTGCCGACTTCGCCTCGGCGCGGCCGGTGTTCGCCGCACGCGAGGCCGCCGAGCCGGCGCGCTGTTCGGCCGAAGGCGAGCCGTGGCGGCACATGACGGTCACCGACCTGCGCTTCGCGCACGCCGGCAGCGACCGTGCGGGCGCCGCGATCGACATCCCGCACCTGGAACTCGAACGCGGCCGCCGCTACGCGCTGGTCGGCCCCAGCGGCGCGGGCAAGAGCACGCTGCTGCGCCTGCTGGCGGGGCTGGACACGCCCGTCGAGGCGGTCGTGAGCTTCGACGCGATCCCCGCGCCGGAGACGGCCTCGATCCTGCGCGGCATCGCGACGCTGATCCCGCAGCAGGCCGAGATGTTCGACGGCACGGTCGCCGAGAACCTGCTGCTGGGCGGCACGGCCAGTCCCGACAGCATCAGCGCGGCGCTGCGGGCGACCTGCGCGGATGCCTTCGTCGAGGGCCTGCACGGCGGGCTGGCGGCGCGCGTTGTCGAAGGCGGCGCGAACTGGTCCGGCGGCCAGCGCCAGCGCCTCGCGCTCGCCCGCGGCGTGCTCGCCGCCGACGGCAGCTCGCTGGTGCTGCTCGACGAGCCGACCAGCGCGCTCGACCCGGAAACCGAGGCGCGCGTGTACCAGGGCATCTTCGACCACTTCGCCGACGCGGTCCTCGTCTCGTCGGTGCATCGCCTGCACCTGCTCGACCGCTTCGACGGCGTGATCCTGATGCAGGACGGACGCATCGAGGCGATGGGGACGGCGTGGGAGCTTGCGCAGGCGTCGCCGCTGTTCCGCGAGATGCTCGCGGCGCAGGGCGGCGTGCGCGCCTGA
- a CDS encoding DMT family transporter translates to MNVSVLHALLAAALFGASTPFAKLLTGGLPPLLIAGLLYLGSGVGLTIVRLARDRGWAPSGLLPSEWPWFAGAILFGGVLGPMALLFGLTYTVASTASLLLNLEAVLTAAIAWVVFKENADRRIVLGMVAIVAGGLVLAWPADDGGASRWIGPVAVAAACLCWAIDNNLTRNVSASDAFFIAGIKGLTAGSVNTVLAFILGAAWPDGGIVLGAMTVGLLGYGISLVLFVLALRGLGTARTGAYFSVAPFIGAAVSLALLGETTSLAFWLAAALMGIGVWLHLTEKHEHVHWHEPMEHTHRHIHDEHHQHLHDFQWDPSKPHTHRHRHAAMKHKHPHFPDIHHRHSH, encoded by the coding sequence ATGAACGTCAGCGTCCTCCACGCACTCCTTGCGGCAGCCCTGTTCGGCGCAAGCACCCCGTTTGCAAAACTCTTGACCGGTGGGTTACCGCCGTTGCTGATCGCGGGGCTCCTCTACCTCGGCAGCGGCGTCGGCCTCACCATCGTCAGACTGGCACGCGACCGCGGGTGGGCACCGTCCGGCCTGTTGCCGTCGGAATGGCCGTGGTTTGCGGGCGCCATTCTGTTCGGCGGCGTGCTCGGACCGATGGCTTTACTCTTTGGGCTCACCTACACGGTCGCCTCGACCGCGTCGCTGCTGCTCAACCTCGAAGCCGTTCTGACGGCCGCCATTGCGTGGGTGGTGTTCAAGGAGAACGCCGATCGGCGCATCGTGCTAGGCATGGTCGCAATCGTCGCCGGCGGGTTGGTATTGGCGTGGCCTGCAGACGACGGTGGCGCCTCTCGCTGGATCGGCCCGGTTGCCGTAGCGGCGGCCTGCCTGTGCTGGGCGATCGACAACAATCTGACGCGCAACGTGTCCGCGTCCGACGCCTTCTTCATTGCGGGCATCAAGGGTCTGACGGCGGGTAGCGTCAATACGGTGCTCGCGTTTATCCTCGGCGCGGCCTGGCCCGATGGCGGGATTGTCCTCGGGGCGATGACCGTAGGGTTGCTCGGCTATGGGATCAGCCTGGTGCTCTTCGTGCTCGCGCTGCGCGGCTTGGGGACGGCGCGCACGGGCGCCTATTTTTCCGTCGCCCCCTTTATCGGGGCGGCGGTGTCGTTGGCCTTGCTCGGCGAGACGACGTCACTGGCGTTCTGGCTGGCGGCCGCCCTGATGGGCATCGGGGTGTGGTTGCATCTCACGGAGAAGCACGAACACGTCCACTGGCACGAACCGATGGAGCATACCCATCGGCACATCCACGACGAGCATCATCAGCACTTACACGATTTCCAGTGGGATCCGTCGAAGCCGCACACCCACCGGCATCGACACGCGGCGATGAAGCATAAGCACCCGCATTTCCCGGACATTCACCACCGGCACTCGCATTGA
- a CDS encoding chromate resistance protein ChrB domain-containing protein, producing MNWLLLIATLPGQAGSLRLRFWRHLKGVGAANLRDGVYLLPAQEPARPGLAALCDELIAAGGSAWLLDVPGQSPDVEQAWRALFDRSDAYREWRAALATVQDGLTETAETDARRQMRQLRKDLEAIAATDFFPDQQLDISRRTLADAERRLTRQFSPDEPEAFGGAVPRLELSDYQGRRWATRAHLWVDRVASAWLIRRFIDRDARFVWLEDVRACPADALGFDFDGAAFTHVGDLVTFETLLASFGLDADPGLFRLGALVHALDVGDGFAPEGQGFEAILEGARQRHTDDNKLLEEIGPVLDSLHAYFAQTK from the coding sequence ATGAACTGGCTACTCCTTATTGCAACCCTTCCTGGACAGGCCGGGAGCCTGCGCCTTCGATTCTGGCGCCATCTCAAAGGAGTCGGAGCGGCGAACTTGCGCGATGGCGTCTACCTGTTGCCTGCACAGGAGCCCGCGCGGCCAGGGCTGGCAGCTTTATGCGATGAATTGATCGCCGCAGGAGGTAGCGCCTGGCTGTTGGATGTGCCGGGCCAGTCTCCGGACGTGGAGCAGGCTTGGCGAGCCTTGTTCGATCGCAGCGACGCCTATCGGGAATGGCGGGCGGCGCTGGCTACGGTGCAGGACGGGCTGACCGAAACGGCGGAAACGGACGCCCGTCGTCAGATGCGGCAGTTACGCAAGGATCTCGAAGCCATTGCGGCGACCGATTTTTTCCCGGACCAGCAGCTCGACATCTCACGCCGGACGCTCGCCGACGCCGAGCGGCGATTGACCCGCCAGTTCTCCCCCGACGAGCCTGAAGCATTTGGGGGCGCCGTACCTCGACTGGAGCTGTCTGACTACCAAGGCCGCCGATGGGCGACGCGTGCACACCTTTGGGTGGACCGAGTGGCCTCCGCATGGCTGATCCGGCGCTTCATCGATCGCGATGCCCGCTTCGTTTGGCTTGAGGATGTCCGCGCATGCCCGGCCGATGCACTGGGTTTCGACTTCGATGGCGCAGCGTTCACGCACGTCGGCGACCTCGTGACCTTCGAGACTCTGCTGGCGAGCTTCGGTCTGGACGCGGATCCAGGCTTGTTTCGCCTTGGAGCCTTGGTACATGCCCTGGATGTCGGCGACGGCTTCGCGCCGGAAGGTCAGGGCTTCGAGGCCATTCTTGAGGGCGCACGCCAGCGCCACACCGATGACAACAAGCTGCTGGAAGAAATCGGCCCCGTCCTCGATTCCCTCCATGCCTACTTCGCACAGACGAAGTGA
- a CDS encoding chromate transporter, with the protein MTAPSTHPSYTLWQIVLYMLRLGSLGFGGPVALVGYMHRDLVEQRGWISESDYKEGIALAQMAPGPLAAQLAIYLGYVHYRLLGATLVGIAFVVPSFLMVVALGWAYVAFGGLQWMQSVFYGVGAAVIGIIAISAFKLTKKSVGQDKLLWAIFLTLAAVTVITESEVAWLFIAAGVLVWFWRAPPEWLKKGGVAAALSAQLPPAAGLATSFDPALLTQIGLFFAKAGAFVFGSGLAIVPFLYGGVVTEYHWLNDKQFVDAVAVAMITPGPVVITVGFIGYLVAGLPGASVAALATFLPCYLFTVIPAPYFKKYGKRPGVVAFVDGITAAAVGAITGSVIVIAQRSITDLPTALLAVSATAVLWKFKKLQEPVVVIVAAALGLALYPLMHP; encoded by the coding sequence ATGACCGCACCATCCACGCACCCCAGCTATACGCTGTGGCAAATCGTCCTCTACATGCTGCGCCTCGGCTCGCTGGGTTTTGGCGGGCCCGTTGCGCTGGTCGGCTACATGCATCGTGACCTCGTCGAGCAACGCGGCTGGATCAGCGAATCGGACTACAAGGAAGGCATCGCGCTCGCGCAGATGGCACCCGGTCCGCTTGCCGCACAGCTCGCCATCTACCTCGGCTACGTCCACTACCGCCTCCTTGGGGCAACGCTGGTGGGCATCGCCTTCGTCGTGCCGTCGTTCCTGATGGTGGTGGCCTTGGGCTGGGCCTACGTCGCCTTCGGCGGGCTGCAATGGATGCAGTCGGTCTTTTACGGGGTCGGTGCGGCAGTCATCGGCATCATCGCGATCAGCGCGTTCAAGCTGACGAAGAAGAGTGTCGGCCAGGACAAACTTCTGTGGGCGATCTTTCTGACGCTCGCGGCCGTCACCGTCATTACGGAATCCGAGGTTGCCTGGCTGTTCATTGCCGCGGGTGTCCTCGTCTGGTTCTGGCGCGCGCCGCCGGAATGGCTCAAGAAGGGTGGGGTGGCCGCGGCTCTTTCGGCGCAATTGCCACCCGCCGCCGGTCTAGCCACGTCCTTCGATCCGGCGCTCCTGACCCAGATCGGGCTTTTCTTCGCCAAGGCAGGTGCTTTCGTTTTTGGTTCCGGCCTCGCCATCGTGCCCTTCCTCTACGGGGGCGTCGTCACGGAGTATCACTGGCTCAACGACAAGCAGTTCGTGGATGCGGTCGCCGTCGCGATGATCACGCCGGGGCCGGTGGTGATCACCGTCGGCTTTATCGGCTATCTGGTGGCCGGGCTGCCCGGTGCCAGCGTCGCGGCGCTGGCGACCTTCCTGCCATGCTATCTCTTCACCGTCATCCCGGCGCCGTACTTCAAGAAGTACGGCAAGCGGCCCGGTGTTGTCGCGTTCGTCGATGGCATCACGGCCGCGGCAGTCGGGGCCATCACGGGTTCGGTCATCGTCATCGCCCAGCGGTCGATCACGGACCTGCCCACGGCCTTGCTGGCGGTGTCGGCGACGGCTGTCCTATGGAAGTTCAAGAAGCTTCAGGAACCCGTCGTCGTGATCGTCGCGGCGGCTCTCGGTCTTGCCCTGTATCCCCTGATGCATCCCTGA
- a CDS encoding chromate resistance protein ChrB domain-containing protein, translating into MKWITRERPKIDRIACPWLIARFIDESPEFLYVPSGEVMKIAAETGSIPYDVSGVELGHHGDQCSFDAFIAKYELADPPLQKLATIVRAADTGRPDLAKEAAGLLAISKGLSLNFEDDHEMLKYGMVIYDALYACCAEIR; encoded by the coding sequence ATGAAATGGATTACCCGCGAGCGCCCGAAAATCGACCGCATCGCCTGCCCTTGGCTGATTGCTCGCTTCATCGACGAGAGCCCGGAGTTTCTCTACGTGCCGTCGGGCGAGGTAATGAAGATCGCCGCCGAGACCGGGTCCATTCCCTATGACGTATCCGGGGTGGAGTTGGGCCACCATGGCGACCAGTGCAGCTTCGACGCTTTCATCGCCAAGTACGAACTGGCCGATCCGCCCCTGCAGAAGCTGGCGACTATTGTCCGCGCCGCCGACACCGGTCGGCCCGACTTGGCCAAGGAAGCGGCCGGGCTCCTGGCCATCTCGAAGGGATTGTCCCTCAATTTCGAGGACGACCACGAGATGCTCAAATACGGCATGGTGATCTACGACGCCCTCTATGCCTGCTGTGCGGAAATTCGCTGA
- a CDS encoding response regulator transcription factor yields MRILIVEDELKLAEALKQGLEAEHYEVKLACSGEEGFFLVNTEVFDLMLLDLMLPGRDGFEALAALRGRGLQTPALIISARDAVEDRIRALDSGADDYLVKPFAFPELLARIRALIRRGRADEILRLRVADLEIDLLTRRVTRGDQLLDLTGREFELLEYLLRHEGQIVSREMLARDVWNEVQRATPLDNVIDVHIARLRKKVDGTSAAKLIHTLRGVGFTVRETTPGGLDV; encoded by the coding sequence ATGCGCATCCTGATCGTCGAAGACGAACTCAAATTAGCCGAGGCCCTCAAGCAGGGGCTCGAGGCCGAGCATTACGAAGTGAAATTGGCCTGCAGCGGCGAAGAGGGGTTCTTCCTCGTCAACACGGAAGTCTTTGACTTGATGCTTCTCGACCTGATGTTGCCGGGGAGAGACGGCTTCGAGGCGCTGGCCGCCTTGCGCGGGCGGGGCCTGCAAACCCCTGCATTGATCATCTCAGCAAGGGATGCCGTTGAGGATCGCATACGCGCGCTGGACAGCGGCGCCGACGACTACCTCGTCAAGCCGTTCGCGTTTCCGGAACTCCTCGCCAGGATCCGCGCCTTGATCCGCCGCGGACGGGCCGACGAGATTCTTCGCCTGCGAGTGGCCGATCTGGAAATCGACTTGCTTACGCGCAGAGTCACTCGCGGCGACCAACTTCTCGATTTGACGGGCCGCGAATTCGAACTCCTCGAATACCTGCTGCGCCACGAAGGGCAGATCGTCTCCCGCGAAATGCTGGCGCGGGACGTTTGGAACGAGGTCCAGCGGGCCACACCGCTGGACAACGTAATCGACGTCCATATCGCCCGCCTGCGCAAGAAGGTGGACGGCACCTCAGCGGCCAAGCTGATCCACACGCTGCGCGGAGTCGGATTCACGGTGCGCGAGACGACACCGGGCGGATTGGACGTCTGA
- a CDS encoding ammonia-forming cytochrome c nitrite reductase subunit c552, which yields MAQTTLTPTETFSAAREAHRVESGQKFFGDAKYAGSDSCKSCHEKQYGEWKNTWHSKMQRLATPDVVVGDFNNRIVTYKDVAIKDKDGHPAKDKDGKEIKLTFQVRAHREGDKFFFTVLDQDNPANNQTYEIYKALGGKWDQQYEIKVGDNLLPGILRWSVANNGWIVNSYRPDEWVIADGTPDGRPRKPEELPKNRFAEAKCSGCHTTGNDFYKDEAGVWKAKPNGTSEMAVACERCHGPASKHVAEAEEAKAAGKKLAPEATTIVHPLKDLNSLQQLEMCAQCHGRHSNKEIPDINFQLGFRPGDVDMTTRARFWNYSSTPKHSENHYFWVNDWAARNRQQWQDFTKSKHFSKAGMSCLTCHTFHGEWENAQLRMKPEQLCVSCHASGGYAKRPNAEMFKDSPMEKAGVQCVDCHMPKIGYRSDKTATKPHPWDVTAHTFMVAKPELELRQEIRSSCTSCHVEGNKLASGAQAPAFDINTLDVVLKQKQSMTRAEIDAVEAVLTKAEQGKSAEAKKLMADARGKLNFVLLDGSMGFHNQEKAMNYIAEARKLAEKAVKSK from the coding sequence ATGGCGCAAACGACGCTGACGCCGACGGAAACGTTCTCGGCGGCGCGAGAGGCCCACCGCGTCGAATCGGGGCAGAAGTTCTTCGGCGACGCCAAGTATGCCGGCAGCGATAGCTGCAAGTCCTGCCACGAGAAGCAGTACGGCGAGTGGAAGAACACCTGGCATTCCAAGATGCAACGCCTGGCGACGCCCGACGTCGTCGTCGGCGATTTCAACAACCGCATCGTCACCTACAAGGACGTGGCGATCAAGGACAAGGACGGCCATCCGGCCAAGGATAAGGACGGCAAGGAGATCAAGCTCACCTTCCAGGTCCGCGCCCACCGCGAGGGAGACAAGTTCTTCTTCACGGTGCTCGACCAGGACAATCCCGCCAACAACCAGACCTACGAGATTTACAAGGCACTGGGCGGCAAGTGGGACCAGCAATATGAAATCAAGGTTGGCGACAACTTGTTGCCGGGCATCCTGCGCTGGTCGGTGGCCAACAACGGCTGGATCGTCAACTCCTACCGCCCCGATGAATGGGTGATCGCCGACGGCACGCCCGACGGCCGCCCCCGCAAGCCGGAGGAACTGCCCAAGAATCGCTTCGCCGAAGCCAAGTGTTCGGGCTGTCATACCACCGGCAACGACTTCTATAAGGATGAGGCGGGTGTCTGGAAGGCCAAGCCCAATGGCACGAGCGAGATGGCCGTCGCCTGCGAGCGCTGCCATGGCCCGGCGAGCAAGCACGTCGCCGAGGCGGAGGAGGCCAAGGCGGCCGGCAAGAAGCTCGCGCCCGAGGCGACCACCATCGTGCATCCGCTCAAGGATCTCAACAGCCTTCAGCAGCTCGAAATGTGCGCCCAATGCCATGGGCGCCACAGCAACAAGGAAATTCCCGACATCAACTTCCAACTGGGCTTTCGCCCCGGCGATGTGGACATGACGACCCGCGCGCGCTTCTGGAACTATTCGAGCACCCCCAAGCACTCGGAGAACCATTATTTCTGGGTCAACGACTGGGCCGCGCGCAACCGCCAACAGTGGCAGGACTTCACCAAGAGCAAGCACTTCAGCAAGGCTGGCATGAGTTGCCTGACTTGCCATACCTTCCACGGCGAATGGGAGAACGCGCAGCTGCGAATGAAGCCCGAACAGCTTTGCGTGTCCTGCCATGCCAGCGGCGGCTATGCGAAGCGGCCCAACGCCGAGATGTTCAAGGACAGTCCGATGGAGAAGGCCGGTGTGCAGTGCGTCGACTGCCACATGCCGAAGATCGGCTACCGCTCCGACAAGACCGCGACCAAGCCGCATCCCTGGGATGTCACCGCGCACACTTTCATGGTGGCAAAGCCGGAGTTGGAACTGCGCCAGGAAATCCGCAGCAGTTGCACGAGTTGCCACGTCGAAGGCAATAAATTGGCTTCAGGCGCTCAGGCCCCTGCTTTCGACATCAATACGCTCGACGTCGTGCTCAAGCAGAAGCAGTCCATGACGCGCGCCGAGATCGATGCCGTGGAGGCCGTGTTGACCAAGGCCGAGCAAGGCAAGTCGGCGGAGGCCAAGAAGCTCATGGCGGACGCCCGCGGCAAGCTGAACTTCGTTTTGCTCGATGGCAGCATGGGGTTCCATAACCAGGAGAAAGCCATGAACTACATCGCCGAGGCGCGTAAGTTGGCCGAGAAGGCCGTCAAGAGCAAATAA
- a CDS encoding porin, which produces MTFKTILFPIISGCVVTVVSLPAVAGEPVFGEPTLYGRINATVERARIGGSGADTDLVDNGSRLGMRAGKVLSDETSVMIQLEGRIRPEDDHAGWILKTRDNWVGIKNETLGTLRLGKMEGPLYHATYDEISMHNHDSGRSSDKLLWEDATGGRMTKSVYYSAPFSGPVKVEVLHAFLDKDNGKPHASNPRHDEFAVTYEYGESWIAGGYAESRDLDVNKAWTIGAATTIQGIVLAGVVERAASLPEGGSSSHRNYARVAVKYPFGKHELHVNYGVAGNWSGRPDSGATQSTLGYNYNLTEKTKIYGFVTRIKNDANASYSFLEHTPTGASNTSLALGVRHNF; this is translated from the coding sequence ATGACTTTCAAAACCATCCTGTTCCCTATCATATCCGGCTGCGTCGTCACGGTCGTATCGCTCCCTGCCGTAGCCGGCGAGCCTGTGTTCGGTGAGCCGACGCTGTACGGGCGGATCAACGCCACCGTCGAACGGGCAAGAATCGGCGGCAGCGGCGCCGATACCGATCTCGTGGACAACGGTTCCCGCCTCGGCATGCGTGCCGGCAAGGTGCTTTCCGACGAGACATCGGTGATGATTCAGCTTGAAGGACGTATCCGGCCGGAAGATGATCACGCGGGATGGATACTCAAGACCCGTGACAATTGGGTCGGCATCAAGAATGAGACGCTGGGAACGTTGCGCCTCGGCAAGATGGAAGGCCCTCTCTATCATGCCACGTATGATGAAATCAGCATGCACAACCACGACAGCGGCCGATCCTCCGACAAGCTTCTTTGGGAGGATGCGACGGGGGGGCGGATGACCAAATCCGTGTACTACAGTGCTCCCTTCTCCGGGCCGGTCAAGGTCGAGGTGCTGCACGCCTTCCTGGACAAGGACAACGGCAAGCCGCACGCCTCGAATCCGCGTCATGACGAGTTCGCGGTGACCTACGAGTACGGCGAGTCGTGGATCGCCGGCGGGTACGCCGAAAGCCGGGATCTGGACGTCAACAAGGCATGGACGATCGGCGCCGCCACAACAATCCAAGGGATCGTCCTTGCCGGCGTGGTCGAGAGGGCGGCGAGCCTTCCCGAGGGCGGGTCGTCCTCGCATCGCAACTATGCGCGGGTCGCAGTGAAATATCCGTTCGGCAAGCATGAGCTTCACGTCAATTACGGCGTTGCCGGCAATTGGTCCGGCCGCCCCGATAGTGGCGCCACGCAAAGCACCCTCGGCTACAACTACAACCTGACCGAGAAAACCAAGATCTACGGGTTCGTCACCCGGATCAAGAACGATGCCAACGCTTCTTACAGCTTCCTTGAGCATACCCCGACGGGAGCGTCCAACACCTCTTTGGCGCTGGGAGTTCGCCATAATTTCTGA